DNA sequence from the Nicotiana tomentosiformis chromosome 3, ASM39032v3, whole genome shotgun sequence genome:
tttgagatgtttaatatgattgtttgtgctaaattttggtatttctatgtgtatgaattattcggatgcaatttgggacgaaagggcgcgaattggagcgaaatcgggacaaaatcgcaaaaatgaaaatttgagggccacagccagTGTGGGGCGCTGGCTGTGGCGCACTTTACAGAGAACAAAGagtttgagcgccagggccagcgccccacgctgccctggacgctcaagacgggaaGTATTCTTTtttgactaggactcggttatttcgacccctagacgctcccaactcatataaaagccaacctaaacctatttttaaAGGGGGGGACCGTGATTTAAAGGAGGGAGGAGGCACAAAACACTCAAAAgcaaggatttgatcaattcttccatccctttcttagtattcattgattttatgtttgaaaacatgatttttgatgattgtatgaacatgaatggctaagaaacctattgttctagggtcatgggtatacatgaatgttgatgtttgaagtttaatttgacgaagttgattttatcatattgggttgtttatttaattctatttttaattattttgctgagtagctaacagtgaaatcctatctacgaatctagagttgaactcgaaagtgggaactctagattgcatatagaattaaatagaacaagttcttaaacccgggcatcggggaacggattcgcaattaggatagatatatacctaattgccttactcggttgcaatacaggaattgtaagtgcgttcttgttaatcttaatttcaTAGACATATatgtattaagttagcttgaataggcgagtaaggactcgacagattcttatgagtaatatcaaccctgtgaatcaacaatccagataaatcaattagttattttaaactaagcatacaacatgattgttagataacccgtgaccctggaatattatatcctattgattgttattaaaaaaatatttaagtgttgtggttgattccTAGTATTTTATCACTTGATAGTCTTTCGGtagaaattttaaaattatctattttgtaagaaataatttgaatcgataagctattcgagtttgaattagtcaaaagttaatcataagtctttgtGGGAatgatactttattcactactctattacttgacgaccacgtatacttgcgtgagtgtgtttggccgCAACAGATGCTATTAGTATTAAttatgaaagaaaaaaaagactaGGTGAAAGGGGGTTCCTTCCATTTAAACATAAAAGTAGTAATCCGTTGAATTAGGGGAGTGGATTTCAGCCAAGAGTAGAACCGGGACGTTCCGCAATCCTCAACTGCGCCTTTGTGATTAATAACTTCATTTAATCTTCCATTTTGTTTCTCCATGTATGTTGTTCTTCTCTCATGGAATACCTGTTATTCCAAATGTGTGAAAATCTTAGATATATACTATAAAGGATGGATCAAATTAAAATATAGGGAAAGGGGTTCAATTCAATGTCTTTTCTTAGAAAATTGTACTATGCAAACAAGACAAAATCATAGGTCAAATTCTTATGATAATGAAACAATTATGCAATATAATATTTGTGGTTTTTACTTACATGTGCATATATGCGCCTAGGAACTATGTGTGACCGTGTGAGAATATGAACTCATGCATATAAAAATATTAGCATAGTATAATGTAATGTATAAGGTTTATACCTGGACCATTTTACTCTTTGTACATGGCACTATGGATATTATGTTGGGGCGCCACAACATCAGATCATGTGCGAATTGTTTAGGATACATCGAAGGATTCTTAATGCATAGTTCTAGTTCTCGAGTTGGTGGAACAATAATTTCTCTTGGATCTTCATAAATAAGAATACTCTTATCCTGCATGTATTGTACAAACCCCAAACAAGTTAATTAAACAGCTAGACGAATGCATAAATCAACTAAAGCAATATTTGAAGTCTAATATACAGTGGagaaaactgttaggaaaatcaaTTACGCAGAGATATAAATTACACCGGTGAAAGAGAAAAAAGAAGTTAATACCTCTTTGCAATAAAATACTAATATCAGTCCCTTCGAATAGTTGAACTTTTGAACGAAGTCTTGAAGATTACTGTACCAACTTCTGTCCATATCTCCAAAGTTCCAAGaatttgaagaatatggataaaaATTGATATTGACCATTTCCAGGTTAGAAGGATCCATAGTTGAGAAGGGCATGCATGTTTTGCCACTTTCAAATTTGAATTCCATAAGATTTGGAGCCATCATATTGACTTGCTCCAGATTCGTCCAATTCCATAAGGTGAAACTCTTAAGTTTTTCACTcacaacttttatatttttcattatatagcATCCCCTGAGGTCTAAAACTTCAAGGGCTGGGAACTTAGACAACTGATATTCAAACTCCTGGTCCGTCATGGTAGTAGCTTCCAATTTGAGAAATTGTAGAGTCTTATAACCATCTAAAATATCAATTGTGCAAGGCAGCGATTCTGGTTCACGTGTCGTCGGGTACATATCCAAAGGGACACCAACATAAACAAATTTTCGAAGATTTGGAGCCTGGACTTCCACTTTTACGAGTCCTTCACACTCTGTTAGCTCCAATATCTCCAGATTTACTAGGCCAGAAACACGTAAATTCTTGATTCCCGTGCAATTACTTATATTTAGATCCCTTATAAACGGACACGTACTAATTATTCGTTGCAATTTGTTGGTGGTACTGGTGCTATTATATATTTCAAATTTGCACCTTCGTAGCGATAATTCAGTCAGCGTCTTATTAGCTGCATAAATAGCATCAGGTATGCTATAGTTCAAATTAAACATTGGAAAAAGTTGTAGAGATCTGACATTATGTTTAATTGCCAAGTTCAACCAGCGATCAATATGAGAAGCCATTTCCGGATGTTCAAGGCTAAGTTCGAGGCTAAGTTTTTCAATTCTCAAGCTTAGCTCGGCATAAGGCCGCAAGGAATCAtcaacaaatttcacaaaattctCCAAATTATCTGACAAGCTCTTGTGGCTGTAATGACTGATTATCACATCAGGTCGCATTCTCCAAATTGAACTCCATGTCTTAGACAAGACGCAAGTTCGAGCTTCTTCTTCTAGTCCGAATTTTCGAATCCGGCGTAAGATGTCATGAATTATGTGTACAGGCAACTCTGATATTCTATCCATTCCATCAACTATTTCACCCATAATTTTCTCGAAGGGAATCAAAcaccaaaaaaattaaattacaaCAAACAAACGATTCAGCATTGGCTATATAGAAGATATCAATAATGCCTCTATTTATAGTAATACAAAATTTACTTCGACTTGACTAGAGAACTTATTTCCATAAAAGTTTGACTATAAATCCTAATTTTAAAGAAGAGTTTAAGTTTATTCTGTCATAGTCATAACTTTTCCATATGTTCTCAGCCAAAAAAGGAGAAAACCTTTTCGATATGTGAAAGCTGACTAGGAAACGATTTCCTTCCTTTTTCTGGACATGAAATTAATTTCCAATTTTTAAAAAGTGGGTCAGCCTTTATTACTTCCTCCCAAGACTCAAGTCCATGAACTGTAAATATTTTAGGAAAATTTCGTTTTCTTTTTGTTGACAAATTTTGTTTACTctttaaatatttcaaaattttaacgtCTTATATTTGAATATTACGTACTTCTTCCAACTTATATTCAATTATTTTAATACTGTTATATTGCTTTGTAATTTAAACCTTAACTTTAGAAAACAAGTGATTGAAAgaaaaggtatatatatatatatatatatgatcataaataaaaggagaaaaattAGCTCTTGTTGGTGACTAGAAATTAAAGGTTTCTTAGTCGCCAGTAGTAAATGGGATCCGACTCTGGATCCCTTTTTTGTGAGAGTTTGATGCGGATCAAATTAAAGTGATATTTATGCTATTTAAATCAAATGTCCAAACTTAATTTGCGTAATTAAACAAGTGTGCTAAACATGattaagagaaaaaaaataattaaattacaatttttgtaaaaataattaaatgacaattatttttataaaatatatttttaaagggtaaagcTTAGTTATATATACGGATTAAAATGTTTGATTTAGTTCTGCTTAGAATGGCGGAAGTAATAGTTCATACATAAACCATGTTTTAACTTTGGAAATTAACTTCAAGCCCTGAAAAAGGAAGTTGTCAACTTTTATAGAAAGTTGTGACCAAACGTAAG
Encoded proteins:
- the LOC104092951 gene encoding putative F-box/LRR-repeat protein At5g02930 — encoded protein: MGEIVDGMDRISELPVHIIHDILRRIRKFGLEEEARTCVLSKTWSSIWRMRPDVIISHYSHKSLSDNLENFVKFVDDSLRPYAELSLRIEKLSLELSLEHPEMASHIDRWLNLAIKHNVRSLQLFPMFNLNYSIPDAIYAANKTLTELSLRRCKFEIYNSTSTTNKLQRIISTCPFIRDLNISNCTGIKNLRVSGLVNLEILELTECEGLVKVEVQAPNLRKFVYVGVPLDMYPTTREPESLPCTIDILDGYKTLQFLKLEATTMTDQEFEYQLSKFPALEVLDLRGCYIMKNIKVVSEKLKSFTLWNWTNLEQVNMMAPNLMEFKFESGKTCMPFSTMDPSNLEMVNINFYPYSSNSWNFGDMDRSWYSNLQDFVQKFNYSKGLILVFYCKEVLTSFFSFTGVIYISA